AGCGACTTATTAGTCAGGCTCGGCAAGGCTGAAGGATTGACGGGCAGCGCCTCTTCAAGGGAAGGCATTGGTCTATTCAGGTTGGATTCCAAACTGCGGCATGATCGGACGCAACGGTAGGCGCGCAACTTCAGGACTCTTGAGCCGCTTTGCCATCTCAGACAATGTCGGGGCTTCAAATAATATCCGCACGGAGAATTCAACCCCCAACGTCGTCCGAATGCGATTCACGACACGCGTCGCTAAGAGCGAATGGCCACCTAATTCGAAGAAGTTATCGTAGCGCCCGACACGCTCCACCTTCAGCATATCGGCCCAGATCTTCGCCAGCGCCGTCTCGCTCTCGCCCACCGGCACTTCGTATTCCCGCGCCACATACGCATCTCCTTGCGGCGCCGGC
This genomic window from Blastocatellia bacterium contains:
- a CDS encoding phosphopantetheine-binding protein; the encoded protein is PAPQGDAYVAREYEVPVGESETALAKIWADMLKVERVGRYDNFFELGGHSLLATRVVNRIRTTLGVEFSVRILFEAPTLSEMAKRLKSPEVARLPLRPIMPQFGIQPE